From Cecembia calidifontis, one genomic window encodes:
- a CDS encoding molecular chaperone DnaJ translates to MDIFSEEKTSRLYHKLVFLSIFFSLLSFSELSAQVRPALGGSSRLYNNALAEMEKGNYEQANTYFRQIIESGLPISPEMPYHFAVTLFELGQYDNSLNFIKRYLQINGRNAPNYEQAKELEKKLEAPIKAILECQFCNNQGYRIHTCPTCEGKKQILQDCSLCRGRGLVGCNKCYGKGLLTKRNVFNIVEYLECDKCKGEGKHTCPTCDGNLKQFSDCRTCQGMGVISSEEICNHQPAPRHMSMAFEKIKKFHFQ, encoded by the coding sequence ATGGATATATTCAGTGAAGAAAAAACATCGAGGTTATACCATAAATTAGTCTTTCTTAGCATTTTTTTTTCCTTGCTCAGTTTTTCTGAGCTCAGCGCGCAGGTAAGGCCAGCATTAGGTGGTTCCTCCCGTTTGTACAACAATGCCCTCGCTGAAATGGAAAAGGGTAATTATGAACAAGCCAATACTTATTTCAGGCAAATTATTGAAAGCGGGTTACCCATTTCGCCGGAAATGCCTTATCATTTTGCGGTCACCCTCTTTGAATTGGGACAGTATGACAACAGCTTGAACTTTATCAAAAGGTACCTTCAAATCAATGGCAGAAATGCCCCGAATTATGAGCAGGCCAAAGAATTGGAAAAGAAACTGGAAGCACCCATCAAAGCTATTTTAGAATGTCAATTTTGTAATAATCAAGGCTACAGGATACACACCTGTCCTACCTGCGAAGGGAAAAAACAAATCCTTCAGGACTGCAGCCTTTGCAGAGGCAGGGGATTGGTTGGTTGTAATAAATGCTATGGAAAAGGGCTACTGACCAAAAGAAATGTATTTAATATTGTGGAATACTTAGAGTGTGACAAGTGCAAAGGAGAAGGAAAGCATACCTGTCCGACCTGTGATGGAAATCTAAAACAGTTTTCTGATTGCAGAACCTGTCAGGGAATGGGCGTGATCAGCTCAGAAGAAATCTGCAACCATCAACCAGCCCCTAGGCATATGTCCATGGCTTTTGAAAAAATTAAAAAATTCCATTTCCAATGA
- a CDS encoding DUF937 domain-containing protein: MLEQVLKNISPELLKGLTENFGMDQGQANKAITTTKDGLLGGLSKELASGNVGGLLDLLNQKGSQTSNPVFQGLASSLSSQFVQKMGFNPDRAGLITNFILPKIFSAFSNSKKGGFSQNDLMDMLGKAAGGSISGQVGNILKGGLGNLFK; encoded by the coding sequence ATGTTAGAGCAAGTTTTAAAAAATATTTCACCTGAATTACTGAAGGGTTTGACCGAGAATTTTGGGATGGATCAGGGACAGGCCAACAAGGCCATAACCACAACAAAAGATGGTCTTTTGGGTGGCTTAAGTAAAGAATTGGCTAGTGGCAATGTCGGTGGCTTGTTGGATTTGCTCAATCAAAAGGGCAGTCAAACTTCCAATCCGGTTTTTCAGGGACTAGCCTCTTCATTAAGCAGTCAGTTTGTCCAAAAGATGGGTTTCAACCCGGATCGGGCAGGATTGATTACAAATTTTATTTTACCCAAAATTTTCTCTGCTTTTAGTAACAGTAAAAAAGGAGGTTTTTCGCAGAATGATCTTATGGATATGTTGGGAAAGGCAGCGGGGGGATCTATAAGCGGTCAGGTAGGCAATATTTTAAAAGGTGGACTAGGCAATCTATTCAAATAA
- a CDS encoding DUF4332 domain-containing protein, translated as MAKAITMIEGIGAVYKGKLEAAGINSVESLLEKAGSKKGRVDLAAATGISEKRILKWVNMADLFRINGIATQFAELLKATGVDTVKELKMRNPANLHKMLIETNEQKKLTRAVPALSQIEDFINQAKLMEPMVTH; from the coding sequence ATGGCAAAAGCAATCACAATGATCGAAGGTATCGGTGCAGTTTACAAAGGTAAACTGGAAGCAGCTGGAATTAACAGCGTGGAATCACTCCTTGAAAAAGCAGGTTCAAAAAAAGGCAGGGTAGACCTTGCTGCTGCTACGGGAATCAGTGAAAAAAGAATTCTTAAGTGGGTGAATATGGCTGACCTGTTTAGGATCAACGGTATTGCTACTCAATTTGCAGAACTCCTCAAGGCAACAGGCGTAGATACGGTCAAAGAGCTTAAAATGCGTAATCCTGCCAACCTGCATAAGATGCTGATTGAAACCAATGAACAAAAAAAATTGACCCGTGCTGTTCCGGCCCTTTCCCAAATAGAAGATTTTATCAATCAGGCCAAACTGATGGAACCTATGGTCACCCATTGA
- a CDS encoding alpha/beta fold hydrolase, which produces MKKILLLLAKFLGGFFLLVLILLALSYRPDISHEVLLPKYTDSYSHFVKVNGLEVHVKVKGEGEPIFLIHGSFSSLQTWEAWENELSQYFMTVSMDLPGHGLTGPDPKKAYGISDYAALLFQMADALGIDEFHVAGNSMGGGVALKMASDHPERILSLNLIDSSGAPMPVSSPEENQGTRSNSSGAMIFRVAQNPIFNKLLLKCTPKMLFKWNMKQVYFDPDKITDEQVTRYYEMMRREGNRRATVDRLTSRRPYQVDFDRLNMPVLIMWGAHDNWIPLSQGERLQQAIPGPTFKVFENAGHVPMEEIPTETVIEYLHFLGIQVDVDYLAPPKFFSYVP; this is translated from the coding sequence ATGAAAAAGATATTACTACTATTAGCCAAATTTCTTGGAGGGTTTTTCCTGCTTGTTTTAATCCTTTTGGCCTTGTCATACCGACCGGATATTTCCCATGAAGTATTATTGCCGAAGTATACGGACTCCTATTCTCATTTTGTCAAGGTCAATGGATTGGAAGTACATGTCAAGGTTAAAGGGGAAGGGGAGCCCATATTTTTGATCCATGGGAGTTTTTCATCTTTGCAAACCTGGGAGGCATGGGAAAATGAACTCAGTCAATATTTTATGACGGTTTCCATGGATCTTCCAGGTCATGGATTGACAGGTCCGGACCCCAAAAAGGCATATGGCATCAGTGATTATGCTGCCTTATTGTTTCAAATGGCTGATGCGCTGGGCATTGATGAATTTCATGTCGCCGGAAACAGTATGGGAGGTGGCGTAGCCTTAAAAATGGCTTCTGATCACCCAGAAAGAATCTTGAGCCTTAATCTGATTGATTCGAGTGGCGCCCCCATGCCGGTAAGTTCCCCTGAAGAAAATCAGGGTACCCGTTCCAATAGTTCTGGCGCAATGATCTTCAGGGTTGCCCAAAATCCCATATTCAATAAATTACTGTTGAAGTGCACCCCCAAAATGCTCTTTAAATGGAATATGAAACAGGTTTACTTTGATCCAGATAAAATCACTGATGAACAGGTTACGAGGTACTATGAAATGATGCGGAGAGAAGGCAACCGAAGGGCGACTGTAGACAGACTGACAAGCAGGAGACCTTATCAAGTAGATTTTGATAGGCTCAACATGCCTGTTTTGATCATGTGGGGAGCCCATGACAATTGGATACCTCTGAGCCAGGGGGAAAGGTTGCAGCAAGCTATTCCTGGCCCTACCTTTAAGGTTTTTGAAAATGCGGGTCATGTTCCTATGGAAGAAATTCCGACGGAAACTGTCATAGAATATCTTCATTTTTTAGGGATACAGGTGGATGTGGATTATCTTGCTCCTCCCAAATTCTTCAGCTATGTCCCTTGA
- the rmuC gene encoding DNA recombination protein RmuC, translating into MSLEILILAIVVIQTFLVVFLLTQVQKKNSASLEQAKELMELRSQLEKQMQSNRTEIQQGLLQQFALVMESLRANAKDQSEALKDFGRLFRENVQEFNALQREKFQELVNKQERMLQSTEDRLEKMRETVDEKLQKTLEARLGQSFELVSKQLLAVQKGLGEMQTLATGVGDLKRVLSNVKSRGVMGEYQLQGILENVLSPEQYAYNVAVKTGQTERVEYAIKMPGNHEDGPVYLPIDAKFPQETYYRLLDAYDTGDKTLVEAARQDLFKAIKKAAQDISQKYIHPPYTTDFGLLFLPMESLYAEVIRDAHLAQSLQRDFKIVVTGPTTLAAMLNSLQMGFRTLAIQQRSSEVWKVLGAVKTEFSKFGDLISKAQKKISEANNDLDLLVGTRTRMIQRKLKEVEELPEEEGRKLLE; encoded by the coding sequence ATGTCCCTTGAGATACTTATTTTAGCGATTGTTGTCATTCAAACCTTCCTTGTGGTTTTTCTTTTGACTCAAGTTCAAAAGAAAAACTCAGCCTCACTTGAACAGGCCAAGGAATTGATGGAATTGCGTTCCCAGTTGGAAAAGCAGATGCAGTCCAACAGGACTGAAATACAACAAGGCCTTTTGCAGCAGTTTGCTTTGGTCATGGAATCGCTCCGTGCCAATGCAAAGGACCAATCGGAAGCTTTAAAGGATTTTGGACGCCTGTTCCGGGAGAATGTCCAGGAATTTAATGCCCTCCAACGTGAAAAATTCCAGGAATTGGTCAACAAGCAGGAACGCATGCTTCAGTCTACTGAGGACAGATTGGAGAAAATGCGTGAAACTGTGGATGAGAAACTGCAAAAGACTTTAGAGGCAAGATTAGGTCAATCCTTTGAACTTGTGAGTAAGCAGTTGTTGGCAGTGCAAAAGGGATTAGGAGAGATGCAGACTTTGGCTACAGGAGTTGGCGATTTGAAGAGGGTCTTGAGCAATGTAAAAAGCAGAGGAGTGATGGGGGAGTACCAATTGCAGGGTATTCTGGAAAATGTGCTTTCCCCGGAGCAATATGCCTACAATGTGGCAGTGAAAACGGGCCAAACGGAAAGGGTAGAATATGCCATTAAAATGCCCGGCAACCATGAAGATGGTCCTGTTTACCTTCCTATTGACGCAAAATTTCCTCAGGAGACTTATTACCGTTTGTTGGATGCTTATGATACAGGAGATAAAACTCTGGTAGAAGCTGCAAGACAGGACCTGTTCAAGGCGATCAAAAAAGCTGCACAGGACATCAGTCAGAAATATATCCATCCACCTTATACCACAGATTTTGGCCTTCTTTTTCTTCCTATGGAGAGTCTTTATGCAGAAGTAATCCGAGATGCCCACTTGGCCCAGTCCCTACAAAGGGATTTTAAAATTGTGGTCACAGGTCCAACCACCTTGGCGGCCATGTTGAACAGCCTTCAGATGGGTTTCAGGACCTTGGCCATACAGCAACGTAGCTCTGAAGTTTGGAAGGTTTTGGGGGCAGTGAAAACAGAATTCAGTAAATTTGGCGATCTGATCAGTAAAGCTCAGAAAAAGATTTCAGAAGCGAATAATGACCTGGATCTTTTGGTGGGAACCAGAACAAGAATGATTCAGAGGAAGTTAAAGGAAGTGGAAGAACTTCCGGAGGAAGAGGGGAGAAAGTTATTGGAATAA
- a CDS encoding tetratricopeptide repeat protein: MKFIKVLLLVLFCHQVLAQEFYEVEIEVRENSIVINNTAVDMIQKGNFASAARILEKVLEDDPSYHSAYLNYYRAGSQVEEKKEKVIQILRKGLKIFKEDDEMAYYLGNLLQKENRLKEAIEAYSEAIAYSKINGEDYPLVWAYYFNRGNCYLKNNQHSKAIPDYDYALQLSPDNPDILTNRGFCHYKTNNAQAACSDWSVAFQLGSANTQRYIQSFCQ, translated from the coding sequence ATGAAATTTATCAAAGTCCTGCTATTGGTACTCTTTTGTCATCAGGTATTGGCACAGGAGTTTTATGAAGTGGAGATTGAGGTGAGGGAAAACTCCATAGTGATCAACAATACAGCAGTAGACATGATCCAAAAGGGAAATTTTGCTTCTGCAGCTAGGATATTGGAAAAGGTTTTAGAGGATGATCCTTCGTACCACTCCGCATATCTGAATTATTACAGAGCAGGAAGTCAGGTTGAAGAGAAAAAGGAAAAAGTCATTCAAATCTTGCGTAAGGGGTTGAAGATTTTCAAAGAAGACGATGAAATGGCCTACTACCTTGGCAATTTGCTTCAAAAAGAAAACAGATTGAAAGAGGCGATCGAAGCTTATTCAGAAGCTATTGCCTACAGCAAGATTAATGGTGAAGATTATCCCTTGGTTTGGGCCTATTATTTCAATCGTGGAAATTGTTACCTAAAGAATAATCAGCACAGCAAGGCCATTCCAGATTACGATTATGCCCTGCAGCTTAGCCCAGATAATCCCGATATTCTTACCAACAGAGGTTTTTGCCATTATAAAACCAATAATGCCCAAGCAGCCTGTTCCGACTGGTCTGTGGCCTTTCAATTAGGAAGTGCCAATACGCAAAGGTATATCCAATCATTTTGTCAATAA